Proteins found in one Planctomicrobium piriforme genomic segment:
- a CDS encoding aldose 1-epimerase family protein — protein sequence MGTTRIQLDAALDSRRLPEMETLLDGRQQKKIAGRDDWSIRMGHFWSGLSAGVELIELCNGPLSIYILPTRGMGIWQARYEDLQVGWNSPIKQPVHPQFVDLKGRNGLGWLDGFNELLCRCGLASNGPPGHDEGASSPLESDLTLHGRIANLPASDVELFADDESQTVGVSGVVDECTLFGPQLRMKSTVTSKIGSSSFLIRDEITNIGCDSTELQLLYHTNVGKPFLEEGAVVECAADRVIPRDNRAAEGIRSHGKCLGPTAGFAEQVYYYHLLADANGETQTLLKNKAGNHGISLKFKTVQLPCFAVWKCTQDERAGYVAGLEPATNYPNFKTFERHHGRVINLAAGATYTSELQIEIHPDAESVAQASAQIRKLQGTCQQQINPQPTAPFCPID from the coding sequence ATGGGAACGACCCGCATTCAGCTCGATGCCGCACTCGACAGCCGCCGTCTCCCGGAGATGGAGACGCTGCTCGACGGTCGGCAGCAGAAGAAAATCGCCGGCCGGGATGACTGGTCAATCCGGATGGGTCACTTCTGGAGCGGACTCTCCGCAGGGGTCGAGCTGATCGAGCTGTGTAACGGCCCGCTGTCGATTTACATCCTGCCGACTCGCGGCATGGGGATCTGGCAGGCTCGTTACGAAGACCTGCAGGTAGGCTGGAACTCACCCATCAAACAGCCTGTCCACCCCCAGTTTGTCGACCTCAAGGGACGAAACGGTCTCGGCTGGCTCGACGGCTTCAATGAATTGCTCTGCAGATGCGGCCTGGCCTCGAACGGCCCGCCGGGACATGACGAGGGAGCCAGCAGCCCTCTGGAATCGGACCTGACGCTGCATGGCCGGATCGCAAACTTGCCTGCCAGTGACGTCGAACTGTTTGCCGATGATGAATCGCAAACGGTAGGAGTCAGCGGCGTGGTGGATGAATGTACGTTGTTCGGTCCGCAACTGCGGATGAAGTCGACCGTCACGTCAAAGATTGGGAGTTCGTCGTTCCTGATTCGAGATGAAATCACAAACATCGGCTGCGACAGCACTGAGCTGCAATTGCTGTATCACACCAACGTCGGCAAGCCGTTTCTGGAAGAGGGAGCGGTCGTCGAATGTGCTGCGGATCGCGTGATTCCCCGTGACAACCGCGCTGCCGAAGGAATTCGCAGCCACGGAAAATGCCTGGGGCCGACGGCAGGTTTCGCGGAACAGGTCTACTACTACCACCTGCTGGCGGATGCCAACGGCGAGACGCAAACTCTGCTCAAAAACAAAGCCGGGAATCACGGCATCAGTTTGAAGTTCAAAACCGTACAGTTGCCCTGTTTCGCCGTCTGGAAATGTACTCAGGACGAACGGGCCGGATATGTCGCCGGACTCGAACCTGCGACGAACTATCCGAATTTCAAAACCTTCGAACGGCACCACGGTCGGGTGATCAACCTCGCCGCCGGCGCCACCTATACGTCGGAATTGCAGATCGAGATTCATCCCGACGCCGAGTCAGTGGCCCAGGCCTCGGCACAGATCCGAAAACTGCAGGGCACCTGCCAGCAGCAGATCAATCCACAGCCGACGGCGCCCTTCTGCCCGATTGACTGA
- the bioD gene encoding dethiobiotin synthase encodes MTSGLFITGTDTGVGKTHVTCQLAGAMVEMGLRVGAYKPVCSGAEVSESGKLHWGDVEQIWNALGGRYPRELICPQTFHAAVAPPVAAKMEKRSVDSSLLRAGAAAWHDKVDCLLVEGAGGWFSPIADGETVSDLARDLRFPVVIVSANRLGMINHTLLTILAVRQAGLPIAGIVENCVQSAMDESAATNIGLLQELTDVPVFGPWPWFPPTDLLPPHGFATMRQATVDGLFSGVTLPKHTR; translated from the coding sequence ATGACTTCCGGACTGTTCATCACCGGGACCGACACAGGCGTCGGCAAGACGCATGTCACCTGTCAGTTGGCCGGGGCGATGGTGGAGATGGGGCTGCGCGTGGGGGCTTACAAGCCCGTCTGTTCCGGCGCGGAAGTTAGCGAAAGTGGGAAGCTCCACTGGGGGGATGTGGAGCAGATCTGGAATGCTCTGGGCGGTCGGTATCCGCGAGAGCTGATCTGCCCGCAGACGTTTCATGCGGCGGTGGCCCCGCCCGTTGCGGCGAAGATGGAAAAGAGATCAGTCGATTCCTCGTTGCTTCGCGCCGGGGCGGCAGCATGGCATGACAAAGTTGATTGTCTCCTGGTCGAAGGGGCCGGAGGCTGGTTTTCGCCGATTGCCGACGGCGAGACCGTGTCTGACCTCGCCCGGGATTTGCGCTTTCCCGTCGTGATTGTGTCAGCGAACCGGCTCGGCATGATCAATCACACGCTGCTCACGATTCTGGCCGTGCGTCAGGCGGGATTGCCGATTGCTGGAATTGTGGAGAATTGCGTGCAGTCGGCAATGGATGAATCTGCGGCGACCAACATCGGGCTGCTGCAGGAACTGACCGACGTGCCGGTGTTCGGGCCGTGGCCTTGGTTTCCTCCAACTGATTTGCTTCCGCCTCACGGATTCGCGACGATGAGACAGGCGACCGTGGACGGTCTGTTTTCAGGGGTGACGTTGCCGAAACACACGCGGTAA
- a CDS encoding beta-propeller domain-containing protein, which produces MALTRFGIAVVMGLALTCAVIAAEVSSPRHEVIAADKGKIVRYDAAGKPVWIYEHGSPVHHIQQLPNGNLLTQKNWTTLVEISPEKQIVWSYDAGKSNGNAGKKIEIHTFARLPNGNTAIVENGAGRVIEIDPAGTIQSQFPYQVSKPDAHRDVRQAQWLSSGNVLICHEGDGKVVEYSPQGEIVWSYDIPLFDQKPRGGHGVEAWGNQVFNALRLANGNTLIATGNGHSVLEVTPEKEIVWHLKQNDLPGITLAWVTSLEQLPNGNLIVGNCHAGPENPQLIEVSRDKKAVWTFKDFDLLGNSTAASATVAK; this is translated from the coding sequence ATGGCGCTGACAAGATTTGGAATCGCGGTCGTCATGGGCCTTGCCCTGACATGCGCTGTCATCGCGGCGGAAGTCTCCTCGCCCCGGCATGAAGTCATTGCCGCCGACAAAGGGAAGATCGTTCGCTATGACGCCGCCGGAAAGCCGGTCTGGATTTACGAGCATGGCTCGCCGGTGCATCACATTCAACAATTGCCCAACGGCAATCTGCTGACGCAGAAGAACTGGACGACGCTCGTCGAGATCTCGCCTGAGAAGCAGATCGTCTGGTCTTACGACGCCGGCAAATCGAACGGCAATGCCGGTAAGAAAATCGAGATCCACACGTTTGCCCGACTCCCGAATGGCAACACGGCCATTGTCGAGAACGGCGCCGGCCGCGTCATCGAAATCGATCCCGCCGGTACGATTCAGTCACAGTTCCCCTATCAGGTGTCAAAGCCCGATGCGCATCGCGATGTCCGCCAGGCACAATGGCTCTCCTCAGGCAACGTGCTGATCTGCCATGAAGGGGACGGCAAGGTGGTCGAGTACTCTCCACAGGGAGAGATCGTCTGGAGCTACGACATTCCACTCTTTGACCAGAAGCCGCGCGGCGGTCATGGCGTCGAAGCCTGGGGAAATCAGGTGTTCAATGCCCTGCGGCTGGCGAATGGCAACACTCTCATCGCCACCGGCAACGGGCACAGCGTGCTGGAAGTGACGCCTGAAAAGGAGATCGTCTGGCATCTGAAGCAAAACGATCTCCCCGGCATCACGCTGGCCTGGGTGACTTCGCTGGAGCAGTTGCCCAACGGCAACCTAATCGTCGGCAACTGCCATGCTGGGCCAGAAAACCCGCAGTTGATCGAAGTCTCCCGCGACAAAAAAGCAGTCTGGACCTTCAAGGATTTCGACCTGCTCGGCAACTCCACCGCCGCCTCCGCCACAGTTGCCAAGTAG